The nucleotide window TTCCATAAGGCTATAGCGCCTTCAATCTTCAGTCCCGGCTTCCACTTAAGCTCAAGCGGATCAAAGCGAAGCCATCCAAAGATGTAGCCGTCCACAATTATCTCATACACATCATCTTCACCGGGGGTTTTGTTCAAAAGAACTATCTTGCCATCTAGTATTTCTCCAACATCAACGCCATAGTGGGCTTTAAACTCTCTCTTAATGAACTCAATATCCTTTTCGAAGGCAAACCTCACATCAGCAGGCGGAGTTAAATCTACCCTGAAACCCTCACCGTGAATATCACACTTCTCGCTTATCAGGGGAACATTGCACTTCTCGCACCAGTGAATGTGAGCCTTACCCAAAAATACCGGGCCCTTTCTCATTATCTCACCTCTTGGAGAAAAGAAAGGCATAGGGTTTATAATACCTGTGGTTCAGGAAAAGTATTGACCAAAAAATTTATAAGCGCATTGTAATCCCTAACTTATCGAGGGCCGGTAGCTCAGCCTGGTTAGAGCACCGGGCTTTTAACCCGGTGGTCGCGGGTTCGAATCCCGTCCGGCCCGCCACTACAAATCTTAACTCTTCTGGGAATCGAAAGAGCTTAAAGTTCTTAATGCTAATTATCCTACGGGTGATAACATGGACGTTTTTGAACTGGCTAAAAAATATCATGTTGAGCTGGGCATAAAAGAGCCGAGTTTTGCCACGATGGCGGCGGAGCTTTTTGGAGACCTTGGACTGAGCATAATGAACCATTTAAAAGAAGAGGGATACACTTTAAAGGGTACAAGATTTTTGGACTATGAGAAAAGCCTTGTGCTGGAAATAGTAAAAGAAAACAAGAGCTACGAAATCCTCTTGAGAAAGCTCTAATAGTTCACTTCGTACTCGAAGATTATTTCCTCTTTTTCTCCCGGGCCAACTGTTACTTTAAATTCTACATAGTCTGCGGTCTCTGTTATTGGGCTAACTGAGCTCTCTAAGATTTTTCCACGCCACTTGTAGTGTCTGACAACTACTTCCTTCTCTTCGTTGCCAAAGTTTTCCAGAGTGACTTTAATTTTATAGTAGGAATATCTGTCTCCCCGCCTTTCTTCCAGCACCTCAGTTTTTCCTTTCAAGTCTACATCCCTGCCAAGCTTAAGCCTTAAACTGTCCCCCTTTGCAGTGTGATCTATAACCTGCTCCCCAATTAAGACGTTCTTGTCTTCCATTTCTTTGTAGATTTCCACAACACCTCCGGGGAGAACCTCACTTGTCTTTAAGGATATTATTTCATAAACATCCTGGCTTCCACCATAGGGATAGCTTTCATAGAGGTATTCCCTCGTGAACTCGCTCTCCTGGTAGATGTACGGGATGAGTTTTTTCTCAAATGCCGCTATGTCAAGGGTTCCGAGCTTGTACAGGTAAAAGGCCTCTAATTTTGTTCCCTGAATTGGTTGTTGAGGCACTTCTTTTGTAGCTGACTCCATTGTATAGTATCTTCCCATAATCACCTGAGGAGGCTGGTAAAACTGAACATCTCCCGAAACAAGCAAAACATCAGCGTTTTCAAAGCTCTTGTTCGTAGGATTGTCAATCACCACATACCCATAAAACTCGGCCCTGTCTCTAAGGTAGAGCTTGTATCTTGAGCTCCAGCTTATTCCTCCAACCCTGTAAATGAGCTTAAAGAAGTACTTTCCATCTTCCTCAGCGTTTACTATGGCATAGATCTCTGCAGTGCTTTCTTCTCCGATTGAGTCCATTTTCATGTAAGCAATGTCTTCAGAGCTTACCAGATAATAGCCATCTCCCTGTATTGCTATTTTCCCGTCTTCATACCCCAAAAACTCGCCGCTTACGGTTTCTCCGCTTTTCAGTTTTACCGTAATCTCTTCTCCTATGTTCGCTTCCATAAGGTTCTTTCCCGCTGTCCCCTTGCTTACAACACCGAGTACCTTCACTTTCTCGTCAAGAGGCTTTAATGTAACTTCATCAATTCGGAGCCCCTCAAGCATATCTAGAGGGACTTTATTTATCCCTGTTTTCAGCTCAACTTGAATCGTCTTCTCGACAACTCCAATCTTGGCAGAATCATAAAGTGCGAGGGCAGTAGAACCTTCTTCAGCTTTCGTTTGGTGAAATACAATCACAGCCAGAAGAACAAAAATCACTAATGCTCCTCCAATGATTTTTCTATTCATTTCAATCACCTGTAAGGGATATCTCCCCCCATCCTATTTATAGTAATCGACAGCTTCAACCACATTCGAAATGGAAAGACTTTTAACATTGTCAACATAACTGAAACTGTCATCACTATAATCGAGGTGGTAGCTATGGATAGAGTTGCAAAAGCTAGGGAAATAATCGAAAAGGCAAAAGCCGAAAACAGACCACTTGTCGAACCGGAGGCAAAGGAAATTCTCAAGCTTTACGGCATTCCAGTTCCGGAGTTTAAGGTCGCAAGGAACGAAGAAGAGGCCGTTCAATTCGCAAGGGAAATAGGATACCCAGTTGTTATGAAGATCGTTTCTCCACAAATTATCCACAAGAGCGACGCCGGTGGTGTTAAGGTTAACATAAAGAACGACGAAGAGGCTAGAGAAGCCTTCAGAACTATTATGCAAAATGCAAGAAACTATAAACCCGATGCTGACCTTTGGGGTGTCATAGTTTATAGGATGCTCCCACTTGGCAAGGAAGTCATCGTTGGTATGATAAGAGACCCACAATTTGGCCCCGCAGTGATGTTTGGTCTCGGTGGAATATTCGTCGAGATTCTCAAAGATGTAAGCTTCAGAGTTGCTCCAATAAGCAAAGAAGAAGCCCTTGAGATGATCAAAGAGATAAAGGCTTACCCAATCCTTGCTGGAGCAAGAGGAGAAAAGCCTGTTAACATTGATGCTCTCGCAGACATCATAGTCAAAGTCGGAGAATTATCCCTAGAGCTGCCCGAAATAAAGGAACTTGATATAAACCCAATTTTTGCTTACGAAGACAGTGCAGTTGCAGTTGACGCAAGAATGCTCCTTTGATTTCTTTTCTTTTAAAAATTTAGAGAAGAAAAGACTAATACCAGGTTTCAGCTATAACGTCGTGCTTGTGTATGCTCTCATGGCTTATGACTTTCACGTGGATTTTACCTTTAAACTTCTGCTTTGCCTTGAAGATTATCTCCCTCGCAACGTCTTCCACGAATTTGGGGTTTGAATACATGTTCTGAACAACTGCGTTCTCATCAATCGTCTTCAATAGAGTATATGTCGGGGAGCTGAAAGAACTCTCCACAACATCTATCATGTCCTCAAGAGCGATTGCCTCATCATAGTCCGTTCTTACTTCAAGCCTGGCAACTGCTCTCTGAATGTGGGTTTTCCCCTGATTATTGGCCATAGCATGTGGGCAAGCAGTGTTTCCAATTACAATAACCCTTAAAACTTTTTCGAGCTTTTCCGGCTCCTTTATTACTCCGACTTCAACATCATACGTCTCAAGGCTGAGTTTTTTGCTTGCAGGGGTTTCTCTTTCCATAATAAGCTGTGTTTTAATCCATACTTCAGCCCTTTTGTGCGGATGCTTTCTTTCCAGCCTCTTTATAACCGAAAGGCCGAGTTCTTCGAGGGAGGTGTGTGCTTCTTTCACTTCTTCCTCAATTGCCTCGCTCATCGTTTCAGTAATGCTTTCAACAAGCCTGCTCATGTGAATGCCTTTCTTTTCCTCAGGAACGTCTATCGTTATCTCAAACGTTGGGATAAAAGTGTAAAGCTTACCTTTCCAGTTTATCCTCGCTATTGTTCTTAAGTTTGTTATGCCAACTCTATGAAGCCTCTCTTTAATCTCGGGAATCTCTTCCTGGGTTTCAAACATCTTCTCACCTCCATTAGGAAACCTAACCGGTTCTTTTAAACTTATCTCAAAACTCCATATGATTTTCATAGCTTTTTTGCACGGTAGTGTCTTCTTGCTGAGATAAACCAATACTTGGCTTGTCTCATACTTTTGACAAAGCAACATAAGCAAAAATGGCAGTATCTACTCATCTACCTACCGTTTATTATATAATAGACGGTTCTCAGTGGAATGTTGAGCTCTTCACTTATTTCTCTAGGCGTTTTCCCCTTCTTAATGAGTTCTTCAATAAGCTTTAAGGTATCTGGATCGTACTTTTTAGGCCTTCCCCGGGAATTGTTCATAGGAACAAGCTTGATTCCCATTTGATTGAGGGCTTTGATAATTTTTTTGGAGACCTTTGGATACAAACTGGGAGGGCATCCAATGACCTTCACATTTGGGGCCCTTTCAAGTATTTTCACAAGGATTATCTTGGTCGGCCGGAGATTTATGTAAACCTCGGTGACGTCTTTATTGAGCTTCTCCTCTAGCTTCCTCAAAAGGTCATCATTATTCCTCGCCTTTATCTCGATCTTCATATCCCCTCACCCTTGGAGAAGCTCCAAAAATTGCTTTGCTTTATCACTCTTCGGCATAAACCTCTCAAATTTGCTTGTATCCTCAAACAGACTCATATGCAGGCCAGAAAGTACGAATTTTTCGATAGCCTCCTTAAGCTCCTCTTCATTTATCCCAAGTAGCTCGCTGACTTTTTTCTCATCGAACGGGCTAACACCATAAAGGATAACTCCGCCCAAAAGGTAGTTTGGAATGTTTGAAATCTCGCTCCTTCTCCCGCTTAAAAGGGTTTCAGCCTCGCATTTTCTAATGAGAAGCATGCTGCCAAATCCGGTACGGAACCCGGGCTCATCCATAAACGGCAGATCAAAAATTGAGTAGTGACAATCTATACACGGCCTTAGCTGAGGATATAAGCCGATTGTCTCTCTTTCTTTTTCAGAGGTTAGGTAATAATACCTGAACAAATCGAGGGCAAGGATTTTAGCTCCCTCTTCTGGATAGAGAGAAGCATAGGCAAGCGCCAAATTATCTATGGTGTAGTGGCTGTTTATAAGAACCCCCTTGGTTTTCACGTAGGTTAAGAGCCTCCATCTGAACTTCTGGCCAAAGCGCTTCTTGAGTTCTCTGTCCACATCTGCGTCCAGCGGAAGCTCGACTTTCTCCTTCTTTAACCGCCCGCCCTGCCAGTACTCTACCTCTATCCTCATTCCCTTTCTTTGCACCTGTCCTTTTTCTTTGAGCTTGGATTTTATTTCCTTAAATGTATCTCTGGTCTTGGTGTCTTTCTGACTTAGAATCCTAAGGACATCCCCCGAATAAGCCAGATATGGCAGTATTTCTATCCTCCCAAGTTTAATGGGCTTTTCAGACACTTTCATTGAATCAAGGTCCTCTTTGTTGGTAATGTCCTTAATCTCGATGACTTTCTTCCCCTTGTAGAAGGTATAGTTGGATTCAATTGTGGCAAGAGCCATCTTATGGGCGGTTATCGCTGTTCTAAGCCGCTCGAGGGTTAGCATGCGGTAGTGATTTCTTAACAGAATTCTTCTAATATGTGGGTCTACTTCCTTTTTACTTGATGTTGCATAAGAGAGCGTTTCACCAACTCTGCGGGAAAGTTCATCTTCCAGGTCTCTAAGAAAGGCAAGATTGCGGTTTAAATTAAAAGCTAAATAAAGAGGGTCAAAATTCTCAAATAACCTGTTCATGTTTGTTTTTATGTCGTCCAAAACCCTATTTATCTGAGCTATAAGCTCTTCAGTTGTCGTCATGGCAGGAGCTCCTCGTTGGCAATTTTTTCGGGGAGGTATTTCTTCGCAACGAACTCCAAACTCTTGTTTGCCAGAGCCTGCTGTTCAATCCTTACTCCCCATTTGAGAGCCAACTTAAGCTGTCTCTGCCACTCCTTGTTCTGGAACCATGGGTAGTTCATCTCCTCTATGATACGCTTGTAATCTCCCGTTGGACCGCCTTTCTTGTTCGGTGGGATTCCCTTGAGCTTTTCTGTAACGTTTTCGAGACCGTATTTTTTAATATCGTCCATCGTCATACCAACGAATTTTGCCTCTGGCGTTGCAAGCTTTTCGCTGAGGTAAGCGAGATTTATTGAGCCCTGCTTGATTGTAGAGTATATATACCATCCGTAGGGGTCACCATCAGTAAAGACGATGATTGGCAAACCTTCCTCGTAGTGGAGCCTGTGTATAAGTCTTCTAACACCTCTTGAAGCCTGACCTTGAGTTGCCACTATTAAGGCTTTCTCCTTCTTCGGATACTTTTCTTCTATAAGCCTATCGGCCATAGCGGCGGTTTCTACTACAAGGACGTAATCCACATTGATTTCCGGGAACTCTATGTGCTCCACTGTTCCAGGAACTGCCCATCCACCCATACCAAGCTTTGAAGCGTTGAACTCGTCTTCGCCATCTTTAATGACTATGTCCCCGTAAATGTATCCTCTTCTGTCTGCAGTTATGTGCATTTCCTCTCTCAAAACTCCGAACATTCTCTCCAAATCCTCTATGATGGGGTCGCTCTCGCTCTGGTCTTCGAAGGTATTTTCATGTGTGCCGGGAATGGTGTGTTTGTTTGCATAGTAAGCTTCTCTCAAGCTCGCGTGTTTGCCCTCGGCAACTAACCTCTTTATATAAGCCGCTATCAAGAGCGTCTGCATGAATTTTCTCGCATGGGCAACGTTAAAGAGATATCTCCTTGAAGTCTTGTCACCCATCTTAATCACGCGGTCTTTTTCGTCGAAGTAAACGTTGCTGAGACCTCTGGTGGGAACATCTATGAAGGGGTTCCTGCCAGCTTTTAGTTCTTCAAGGATTTCTTTTCCAAATTCCTCAAGCTTTTGAAGGACTTTCTTAGGATCGTAGCTGAAGCGTTCCTTAGGCTTCTCACGTTTAAGCATTCTCCTCAGCCTCCAGTGGCTTTTCTTCTATGGTTTCAAATTTCTTTTCAATAATCTTTATCAGAAGGGTTTTTATTGTGCCTTCAGGCTCTCCGGTTAGAATGCTCAAAGCCCTACTTATCTCGGGAACGTACTTCTCAAACGTCTTCCTTCTTTTCACCTGGTAGAGCTTGCGGTGTTTTCCTCCGAGATATTTGGCAAGCCTTCTAGCGACTTCCATTATGGCGAGTCTTATTTCTTCATATATTTCATCTTCACTGGCAATACTCTGCTTTCCTGTAGAAGTGTAGGGGACGTGCACGCTGACCACATTAACCAAAAGCACCAGCGGCGTTCTTTCGAGATCATCCACCCTGTATCTCTTCCAGTCAATGCTTCTTGCTGCTGAAGTTATAACACACGAACCGGCATCAAAGAGCAGAGGAACTCTGTTAGCATACCTAAGAACGTCAAAGCCACTGCTCAGCTCTCCCCCAAATGCCAAGCCCACTTCTACTTGGAAAGGAATCCCCCCGCGGTAGACTTTGGGAGGTCTCGTTACGGCAGTTACGAACTCTGGCTTTAAAATGCCCGAAAGTCCTTTTTCTATGTTTTCCTCTCCAATTGGCCTCAATCCATGGGTGGGTGGGGCCAAGAAAGTCATGTACTTAAATGCCTCTACAATCTCTTCAGCTTCGTGCCAAGTGAGCTTTTCAGGAGGCTTTTCCATGAGTTTCTCGGCTTCCTTGAGGGCATTTTTGCCTTTCTTTCCAAAACTTGCGAGTACTTTATCGACCTCCCCTTCGGCGAGCCTCTTTAGGAGTTGCTCTCTAACTCTCTGCTCCTCCTCTTCCTTTATAAGCCTCAATGCCGCGATGTACTTCACAAGCTCCTCTACCTTTTTGTCACTTATTCTCGAAAACTCGCCTATAAGGAACGTTCTCACTGTTGTCCTTGATGTCCTCCTGGCCATCCTGTAAATGTCATCCGTCATTACTCCCTTTGGATGTGGCTTCATTTCCTCCGGTGGCTCTGGAATTTCTTCACTGCTCCTTGGGAAGACTATCAGCTTTCCATCTGGTTCTATAAGTTCAATATGAGCATGAGGATTGGCTATAGCGGTGAGCTTAAGATACCAGTAAGGGCCCTGTTTAGAGCGGATGTAACGAACTTCTTTGACTTCCATCTCTATCCTTGTTCCTCTCCATCCAGTGGGATTGGGGTGCTTTATCTTCTTGAAAATCTTTCCTTCGTTCTTTTCCACATCTATGCCAACCCATGCCTCGATTATCTCATCCCCGCCAGTGGATGTTATGACTCTAGTAGCTTTACCGCTTGTGATTTGAGCAAACATTACAGCACCGCTAATACCAATACCCTGCTGCCCTCTGCTTTGAATGTTTCTGTGGGCCTTTGTACCGGCAAGCATTTTACCAAAGACGTGTGCTATGTAGTTTTCAGGGATTCCAGGGCCGTTGTCCTCGACGATTATTTTGTAGTGCTCAGATCCGAGCTCCTCTATCTCCACTCTAACGTAGGGCGGTATTCCAGCTTCTTCACAAGCGTCCAGAGAGTTTGTTACAGCCTCGTGAATAATGGTTGTAAAGGAGCGCACTTTTCCGGTATAACCAAGCATTGCAGCATTTCTTCTAAAGAACTCACTGACGCTCTGGATTTTAAATTCTTTAAAAAGCTTGTTTGCTTCAGAATTTGCCATAGTACATGCCTCCTTCAAGTTCTAAATCCTTCTTCCTTCTTTCAAGGTATTTGTAAACGGTTCCGTGTGGAGAACCTTTTGCAAGTTTTTCAACTGCAGTTTTAGCTATTTGAACTTGGATTGGATTTCCAATGATGGCAACAGTCTTCCCGTAGACGCTTATATCTGCTCCGCTCATTTCTTCGATTATCTCTCTCGTCCTGCCTTTTCTACCGATTATTCTCCCCCTAACTCTCGGAAGTGCATTCTTCTCGTTCCCTACAACAACGTCGGTCAGGTCAACCACTTCGAGAATCTCACCTTCATTAAGCAGCCTAAATGCCCTCTCCGGGGAAAATCCCCTTCCGATGGCCAACACAATGTCTCTCGCCTTCCATACTGCCAAAGGATCGTCGGTTTTTTCTGTAGAAGTAATGAATACCTCTCCAGTCTGGCTGTCTATCTCTATCTTGGTTTTTGTAGCCTCTTCAATCTTTTTCTTTGTCTCGCCCTTTTTCCCAATAACCACTCCAATTCTCTCTTTTGGAATCCTCACGAATTCTTCCTGCTCGCCAAGAGCTTCAAACTCTTCAATCTCAAAGGACTTTTCCGGTTCTCCCTCCTTGTCCACATACTCATACTCTTTCAGCTTCTTTTCAAATTCGTCCATATCAATCACCCGTCAGTTCCTTAAACTTCTCCTCAAGGTTGTCAACGCTCACTCCTTTTTTGGCGAAGTAATTGATGATGTTTCTCAAATCACGATAAAGCAGTGAGAGTGCCATCCTATTCCTTTTTACCGTTGCCTGAGACCAGTCAATTATCACTGGCTTATCCCATATAAGGATGTTATACTCACTAAGGTCACCATGAACCATGTCTCCCCTTTTCCAGAGCTTTTCAATTGAATCCATGACAAAGTTATAAAGCTCTTCAAATTCTTCTTTGCTGAGCTCTTTTTCCACGTCTTTTAATCTTGGAGCGGGGTATTCATCTCCGATAAACTCCATTATGAGCACGTTATTGCTGAACGCTATTGGCTCCGGGGCCCTAACAGCGTATTTCATGGCCCTCTGGAGATTTTTAAATTCCCTCCTGGTCCATACAAAGACAAGCTTTCTAATGTCTTTCGGCAGATACCCAATTCTTGGATCCGCTGCCAGATACTCCCATATTCGCCTAAATTCAGTTGTATAGGTGCGATAGATTTTAACAGCAATGGGATTGCCCTCGGCATCAATGCCCATGAACACATTTGCCTCTTTTCCCGTTGAAATCACACCGAGCAGTTTCTCTATGTTTCCCCTTCGGTGGAAGTAGGAAAGAGTATCAACTGTAGTCCTATCGAATACCTCACTAAACACTTTATAGAGCTCACTATCCTTTTCTCTGTGTTCTTCTAATCCTAGGATGCGTGCTATTTCCCTATCTATGTCTTGAATTTTCATACTCCATCACAGAGTCAAACCGCCAGTAAGGAAGTCCTGAGTAATCTTGTTCTTCCTGATAAGCCAGTCAACTTGGGTCCTTGTATAACGATAAACTATGTCTCCCCTCTCGTCGCTCTGTACTTCCCATGGTTGGACTATAACCACATCTCCCACCTTAATCCACATTCTCCTTCTAAGCTTTCCTGGTATTCTGCATCTTCTAACCTTTCCATCTGAGCATCTGACATCCATCCAGCCTGAACCCAGTGCTTGCTCCACTATTCCAAACACTTGGTTGTCCTTCGGAAGAGGAACCCTAATAACTTCCTCCCCTTCAAAAGTTCTGTTTTTATCGTTCCTTGGCATGAGCATCACCTCAAGTGGTTTGTTTGATAACTTTATAAGCCTAAGCTTTTGCAAATATTTTCTACTGTCCTATTAGGTGGGGTGTTTTTAAAATTTTTGCATGAACTCATTTAAACATCCACAAAATTGAAAAGGGGAGGAGTCTAAATTCTAATTACAAAAAGCGAGGGATGAAATATGAAAGAAATAATACTCCTCACGGGTCCTCCCCTTAATGGGCGAGATGAATATGCGGAAGACGCATTAAAACTTGCAAAAAACGAGAGCTTTCAGTATTATCATGTGTTTGATTACCTGAAGGAAGTCGGAAGAGAAAAAGGCGTCAAAATAACAAGAAAAAACGTTTTAGACTTTGCAATAAGCCATCCGGACTTAATGAACAGCATTCGAGATGAGGCTTTCAAAAGGATAAAAGACGAAATCGATAAGAGCGAAAAGGCATTTCATATAGTCTCAACCCCGGCCCTCTTTAGATGGGGAAGTGGGAGCGTTTTGGGCTTCACCCTGAGCAACCTGAAGCTTCTAAGACCGAGTAGGGTCATCATAATGCTTGATGACATTCTAAGCGTCAGAAGAAGAATAATTCACGACAAGGAGTGGTTTGAACGCTTCGGAGAAGACAAAGAGAACATCAAGCTTACTACCCTTGTTATGTGGCGTGAGGATGCAATAAACCACGTAAAGACCCTCGTTCATGAGCTTAACAAAGAGGGAATTCAAGTTAGATACGTCCTGCACTTTGGAATTAGACACCCGCCTCAGACGTTTGTAGATTTGATTTTCCATGAAAAAGAGAAACCTCTGGTATATCTGAGCTACCCCATGACGGGACACGAAGAGGAATACTATCATAGGGTTAGAGGGTTTTACGAAAAGCTCAGCAAGTACTTCACGGTTTTAGACCCCGGAGCGCTTGATGACTGGTGGATTGTTGCGGAGTATGATGCTCAAGTGGAGAAAAATCCAGAGGTGCAGAGAATAAAAATTAGGAACATCTGGGACGGAGAAGAGATAGAAGAGCTAGACAGAGAGGACATAGAACAAGCCACAGACATTTTGAGGAGGCAACTTGTTGAGAGGGACTTCAATCTAGTGGATGTAAGCAAGGCTATAGCGGTTTATCACTACGCTGAAGGCGTTTCCGCAGGGGTCATAAGTGAGATGGCGGAAGCATATAGGACTCTCGGAGCTATCTATCTCTATTACCCATTTAAAAAGAGGCCAAGCCCTTTCATGGAGTTCTACGGCATGCAAAATCCCTCAAGGAGAACCATGTTCAAAGACGAAGATGAGATGATCCAAGCTATGGTTGAAGAGAAGGAGTACTGGACAGGGCGTGTTTATAGTAACCTTTATTAGGGTTTTTGCCGAATTCTTTCAGGTGGTTGCCGTGATCCCCAGATGGGATCACAGACTCAAAGACCCTGAAAGCGTGGCATTCACAATTCTTGACGTTTTAGCAGACTTCGAATCAGAAGGAAAGCTGAAGAACCTGCCAAAATCCAAAAAATTTCCAGTAAAAACAATACTGGCAATACTCCTCTTTAAACAATACTACAACCTACCCCTCAGAGACGCCCAGCACTACGGCAGAAAATTCTTCGGAGCAAACATTCACTACTCAACCCTCCACAACTGGGAGAAAAAGCTGAACCTCGAAGAACTGACAAACCACCTCCTGAAAAAACTCCAGAAATTACCCTACGCCAGCACTCAAGCAGACTCAACCATTATCACAAATAAAAAAAGGGCAGGATAGAAGTTCAGGCAATAACGAGAATCCTGCCGGGTTTACTGTATCCGGTTGCTGTGAGGATCACAACTTCTGAGAACGAGCTGATTGAACTCCTGCCGGAGGGTTCTGGGAATTTTTATGCTGATGGGGCTTATGATTCAAAGAAAGTTCTGAACACTGTGGTGGAAAAGGGTTATCGGCCGATTGTTAAGAAAACTAAGAACCCTCCAGGTGGTTTTGGTAGTAAGAGGAGAGATAGAGTGTTTTCTGAAGAAGAGTACAGGCATAGGAATCCTCATGAGGGGTTCTGGGGTGCGTTTACAACGTGGTTTGGCAGTAGGATCCCCTGTTTTCTGAAAAAGACTACTGTAACCCGAATCCTGCTTGGGGTAATGTGTTATGGTCTGAAAATCCTCCTCAGAGTCAAATACTGTTTAAATAACAGGGGGTGAAACTAAACACGCCCGTACTGGACAAAAGCATTATGAACATAAGAGTCATTGAAAAGCCAAGAAATTTCTAATTTTTATCTCTTTTTCTAAAACAAGAATTAAGAGAAAAATGAGGAGAAAAAATCACTTCTTGACCCATCCGCGGTCCTTCATTGCTTGGTAGACTCTGCTGACTGCGAGTACGTAAGCGGCGTCTCTCATGTTGATGTTCTTCTCCTTGTGTGTGTTGTAAACGTCCCAGAATGCCTTGCTCATCTTCTTGTCAAGCTTGGCCCTTGTGGTCTCGGTGTCCCAGTAGTCGCCGGTTATGTTTTGTACCCACTCGAAGTAGCTGACCGTAACACCACCTGCGTTACAGAGGAAGTCTGGGATAATGAGTATGCCCTTCTCGTAGAGGATCTCATCTGCCTCTGGTGTGGTTGGACCGTTTGCAAGCTCGGCAACGATCTTGGCCTTGATGTTGTCGGCGTTCTTCTTTGTGATGACCTCTTCGATAGCTGATGGTGCAAGGACGTCAACTTCGAGCTCAAGGAGCTCTTCGTTGGTTATTGTTGTTGCTCCTGGGAAGTCCTTAACGCTACCGGTCTTCTTCTTCCATTCGAGGACTTCATCAGCGTTGAGACCATCTGGGTTGTATATACCACCCTTGCTGTCGCTTACTGCAACAACCTTCATTCCGTACTCTTCGCTCATGATCTTGGCCATG belongs to Thermococcus bergensis and includes:
- a CDS encoding KH domain-containing protein encodes the protein MDEFEKKLKEYEYVDKEGEPEKSFEIEEFEALGEQEEFVRIPKERIGVVIGKKGETKKKIEEATKTKIEIDSQTGEVFITSTEKTDDPLAVWKARDIVLAIGRGFSPERAFRLLNEGEILEVVDLTDVVVGNEKNALPRVRGRIIGRKGRTREIIEEMSGADISVYGKTVAIIGNPIQVQIAKTAVEKLAKGSPHGTVYKYLERRKKDLELEGGMYYGKF
- a CDS encoding serine protein kinase RIO; the protein is MKIQDIDREIARILGLEEHREKDSELYKVFSEVFDRTTVDTLSYFHRRGNIEKLLGVISTGKEANVFMGIDAEGNPIAVKIYRTYTTEFRRIWEYLAADPRIGYLPKDIRKLVFVWTRREFKNLQRAMKYAVRAPEPIAFSNNVLIMEFIGDEYPAPRLKDVEKELSKEEFEELYNFVMDSIEKLWKRGDMVHGDLSEYNILIWDKPVIIDWSQATVKRNRMALSLLYRDLRNIINYFAKKGVSVDNLEEKFKELTGD
- the eif1A gene encoding translation initiation factor eIF-1A — its product is MLMPRNDKNRTFEGEEVIRVPLPKDNQVFGIVEQALGSGWMDVRCSDGKVRRCRIPGKLRRRMWIKVGDVVIVQPWEVQSDERGDIVYRYTRTQVDWLIRKNKITQDFLTGGLTL